A window of the Pseudomonas oryzicola genome harbors these coding sequences:
- the waaF gene encoding lipopolysaccharide heptosyltransferase II codes for MRILIIGPSWVGDMVMAQTLFQCLKQQHPDCVIDVLAPEWSRPILERMPEVRQALSFPLGHGALELATRRRIGKSLAGQYDQAILLPNSLKSALVPFFAGIPKRTGWRGEMRFGLLNDVRKLDKARYPLMIERFMALAYAPGAELPQPYPRPSLQIEAQSRDAALAKFGLALDRPVLALCPGAEFGEAKRWPAEHYASVADAMIRQGWQVWLFGSKNDHPVGEQIRDRLIPGIREESSNLAGETSLAEAIDLMSCADAVVSNDSGLMHVAAALNRPLVAVYGSTSPGFTPPLAEHVEVVRTGIECSPCFDRTCRFGHYNCLRLLEPGKVIAALHSLSGPELIDTVAEVD; via the coding sequence ATGAGAATACTGATCATTGGCCCCAGCTGGGTCGGCGACATGGTGATGGCGCAGACCCTGTTCCAGTGCCTGAAACAGCAGCACCCCGACTGCGTGATCGATGTGCTGGCCCCCGAGTGGAGCCGGCCGATCCTCGAGCGCATGCCCGAGGTGCGTCAGGCCTTGAGCTTCCCGCTCGGCCACGGCGCGCTGGAGCTGGCGACGCGGCGGCGCATCGGCAAGTCGCTGGCCGGCCAGTACGACCAGGCCATCCTGCTGCCCAATTCGCTGAAGTCGGCATTGGTGCCGTTTTTCGCCGGTATTCCCAAACGTACCGGCTGGCGTGGCGAAATGCGCTTCGGCCTGCTCAACGACGTGCGCAAGCTGGACAAGGCCCGCTACCCACTGATGATCGAGCGCTTCATGGCGCTGGCCTACGCGCCTGGCGCCGAGTTGCCGCAGCCTTATCCGCGCCCAAGCCTGCAGATCGAAGCGCAGAGCCGTGACGCCGCCCTGGCCAAGTTCGGCCTGGCGCTGGACCGCCCGGTGTTGGCACTGTGCCCCGGTGCCGAGTTCGGCGAGGCCAAGCGCTGGCCGGCCGAGCACTATGCCAGCGTGGCCGATGCGATGATCCGCCAAGGCTGGCAGGTGTGGCTGTTCGGCTCGAAGAACGATCACCCGGTCGGTGAGCAGATCCGCGACCGCCTGATCCCGGGCATACGCGAAGAATCGTCCAATCTGGCCGGGGAAACCTCACTGGCCGAGGCCATCGACCTGATGTCCTGCGCCGACGCCGTGGTCTCCAACGACTCTGGCCTGATGCACGTGGCGGCAGCGCTGAACCGCCCGCTGGTGGCGGTGTACGGCTCGACTTCGCCGGGCTTCACCCCGCCGTTGGCCGAGCACGTGGAAGTGGTGCGCACCGGCATCGAGTGCAGCCCATGTTTCGACCGTACCTGCCGCTTCGGCCACTACAACTGCCTGCGCCTGCTTGAACCGGGCAAAGTCATTGCCGCCCTGCACAGCCTGAGCGGGCCGGAACTGATCGATACCGTGGCCGAGGTCGACTAA